Proteins found in one Herbiconiux sp. A18JL235 genomic segment:
- a CDS encoding ABC transporter ATP-binding protein, giving the protein MTDQTTAAAPSPATTSASAPPAPGTPGAAVVVDHVSHTYGRGESAHQAIRDLAFSVQPKEFVSIVGPSGAGKTTLLRTLAGLLQPSEGAVWVNGVRSTGVPDGMAMVFQDYSRSLLPWLSVERNVAFPLQGSSISKDERRQLVAESLEAVGLRGFEKRYPWQLSGGMQQRVAIARALAYRPKLLLMDEPFASVDAQTREGLEDLVLQIRDRYHMTILFVTHDIDESVYLADRVLVLSRPPATLVEDIRIELPEPRDQITTRENPEFIQLRGHVARLIHGGPAA; this is encoded by the coding sequence ATGACCGACCAGACGACCGCGGCTGCCCCCTCACCGGCCACCACATCCGCCTCTGCCCCACCCGCCCCCGGCACGCCGGGTGCAGCCGTGGTGGTCGACCACGTCTCGCACACCTACGGTCGCGGCGAGAGCGCCCACCAGGCCATCCGCGACCTCGCCTTCTCGGTGCAGCCGAAGGAGTTCGTCTCGATCGTCGGCCCCTCGGGCGCCGGCAAGACGACGCTCCTGCGCACCCTGGCCGGGCTGCTGCAGCCCAGCGAGGGCGCCGTGTGGGTGAACGGGGTGCGCAGCACCGGCGTGCCCGACGGCATGGCCATGGTGTTCCAGGACTACAGCCGTTCCCTGCTGCCCTGGCTCTCCGTCGAGCGCAACGTGGCGTTCCCGCTCCAGGGTTCGTCGATCTCGAAGGACGAGCGACGGCAGCTCGTCGCCGAGTCGCTCGAGGCTGTGGGGCTGCGGGGCTTCGAGAAGCGCTACCCGTGGCAGCTGTCGGGCGGCATGCAGCAGCGCGTGGCGATCGCCCGGGCGCTGGCGTACCGGCCGAAACTGCTGCTCATGGACGAGCCGTTCGCCTCGGTCGACGCGCAGACCCGTGAGGGGCTCGAAGACCTGGTGCTGCAGATCCGCGACCGGTACCACATGACCATCCTGTTCGTCACTCACGACATCGACGAGAGCGTGTACCTCGCCGACCGCGTGCTCGTGCTGTCGCGACCGCCGGCGACGCTGGTGGAGGACATCCGCATCGAGCTGCCGGAGCCGCGCGACCAGATCACGACGCGGGAGAACCCCGAGTTCATCCAGCTGCGCGGGCACGTGGCCCGCCTCATCCACGGCGGACCAGCGGCGTGA
- a CDS encoding ABC transporter permease has translation MAVIDRTQGSPSTAAARRDRPRHGRSILVSIAYFIVPLAVLVALWQLATALWPSPFFPQPSAIGQNLVRLLFGGEQLVTPVFTGDFLTTVGRMLAGYALGAAWGIVIGTAMGLSRASRETVTPIVEFLRSIPATATLPLFIILLGGGDDMRVIFIAYGVSWFVLINTAAGVGSIHRTMLDLGKVFKVSPVRRLFSIILPAASPKIFAGLRIASTAALLLAIVSEFILATNGIGFQLIQAQGRFQLLDMWSWMLALALLGLLLNSLLDLVEGRVLSWHRLSRQKI, from the coding sequence ATGGCCGTCATCGACCGCACCCAGGGTTCGCCCTCCACCGCCGCGGCCCGTCGCGACCGGCCGCGGCACGGCCGCAGCATCCTCGTGAGCATCGCGTACTTCATCGTCCCGCTCGCCGTGCTCGTCGCGCTCTGGCAGCTCGCGACCGCGCTCTGGCCCTCGCCGTTCTTCCCGCAGCCCTCGGCCATCGGCCAGAACCTCGTGCGGCTGCTCTTCGGCGGCGAGCAGCTCGTCACCCCGGTGTTCACGGGAGACTTCCTCACCACGGTGGGGCGGATGCTCGCCGGCTACGCCCTCGGAGCCGCCTGGGGCATCGTGATCGGCACCGCGATGGGCCTCAGCCGCGCCTCGCGCGAGACGGTGACGCCGATCGTGGAGTTCCTCCGCTCCATCCCGGCCACGGCGACGCTGCCGCTGTTCATCATCCTGCTCGGCGGAGGCGACGACATGCGCGTCATCTTCATCGCCTACGGGGTCTCCTGGTTCGTGCTCATCAACACGGCCGCGGGCGTCGGGTCGATCCACCGCACCATGCTCGACCTCGGCAAGGTGTTCAAGGTCTCGCCGGTGCGCCGGCTGTTCAGCATCATCCTCCCCGCCGCGAGCCCGAAGATCTTCGCCGGTCTCCGCATCGCGTCGACGGCGGCGCTGCTGCTGGCCATCGTGTCGGAGTTCATCCTCGCCACGAACGGCATCGGCTTCCAGCTCATCCAGGCGCAGGGGCGGTTCCAACTCCTCGACATGTGGTCGTGGATGCTCGCCCTCGCCCTCCTCGGGCTGCTCCTCAACTCCCTCCTCGACCTGGTCGAGGGCCGGGTGCTCTCCTGGCACCGGCTCTCCCGCCAGAAGATCTGA